From Brevibacillus marinus, a single genomic window includes:
- the purL gene encoding phosphoribosylformylglycinamidine synthase subunit PurL: protein MQQLTHKEPTPEQIAEQRLYAEIGLTDEEYERIVQLLGRKPNWTETGLYSVMWSEHCSYKNSKPVLRRFPSKGPRVLQGPGEGAGIVDIGDNQAVVFKIESHNHPSAIEPYQGAATGVGGIIRDVFSMGARPIALLNSLRFGELDKPRVRYLFENVVAGIAGYGNCIGIPTVGGEVCFDPTYEGNPLVNAMCVGLIEHDKIQQGVAKGIGNPVIYVGASTGRDGIHGATFASEELSEESEKKRPSVQVGDPFMEKLLLEACLELIDSGAVVGIQDMGAAGLTSSSSEMASKAGTGIELNLDLVPQREAGMSAYEMMLSESQERMLLVAEKGREAEVKAICDKWGLYSAVIGRVTDDGKLRLLQHGKTVAEVPVDSLAEDAPIYHKPSRVPAYYEANAQIDAADLPEPDDLNELMKQILAQPTVASKQWVYEQYDYIVRANTAVRPGSDAAVVMIRGTRKALAMSTDGNGRYVYLDPEVGGAIAVAEAARNVVCAGAEPLAITDCLNFGSPEKPEVFWQFEKAVDGMSAACTALNTPVIGGNVSFYNERSGGAIYPTPIVGMVGLITDVEHITTQDFQAAGDVIFLLGETYAELGGSEYQKLVRGEIAGRPPALDLQKEAALQKLVLQLIRSGLVRSAHDLSEGGLAVAVAESCFGKEIGAELDWDCALRPDLALFSESQSRILLSVSAEHADQVAQQAQQAGVPCARIGVTGGERLVIRINGRPAVDVPLRELKAAWKDAIPCLIG from the coding sequence GTGCAGCAACTCACGCATAAAGAACCGACGCCGGAGCAAATCGCCGAACAACGTCTTTACGCCGAGATCGGTCTGACAGATGAAGAGTACGAGCGGATCGTGCAGCTGCTGGGCCGCAAGCCCAACTGGACGGAGACCGGGCTGTACAGCGTGATGTGGTCGGAACACTGCTCCTATAAAAACTCCAAGCCCGTGCTGCGCCGGTTTCCCAGCAAGGGGCCGCGCGTTTTGCAGGGACCGGGCGAGGGGGCGGGGATTGTCGATATCGGCGACAATCAAGCGGTCGTGTTCAAGATCGAAAGCCACAACCATCCCTCGGCGATTGAGCCCTATCAAGGGGCGGCCACCGGTGTCGGCGGGATCATCCGCGACGTCTTTTCGATGGGCGCGCGGCCGATCGCGCTGCTCAACTCGCTGCGCTTCGGCGAACTGGACAAACCGCGCGTCCGCTATTTGTTCGAAAACGTGGTCGCCGGGATCGCCGGGTACGGCAACTGCATCGGGATTCCGACCGTGGGCGGCGAGGTCTGCTTCGACCCCACCTATGAGGGGAATCCGCTGGTCAACGCGATGTGCGTCGGCCTGATTGAGCACGACAAAATCCAGCAAGGTGTGGCAAAGGGGATCGGCAACCCGGTCATCTACGTGGGCGCCAGCACCGGCCGCGACGGCATTCACGGCGCCACCTTTGCCTCCGAAGAACTATCCGAGGAGTCGGAGAAAAAACGTCCGAGCGTGCAGGTGGGCGACCCGTTTATGGAAAAACTGCTGTTGGAGGCCTGTCTGGAACTGATCGATTCCGGCGCGGTGGTCGGCATCCAGGACATGGGGGCGGCCGGGCTCACCTCGTCCAGCTCGGAGATGGCTTCCAAAGCGGGCACCGGCATCGAACTGAACCTCGACCTCGTGCCGCAGCGGGAAGCGGGCATGTCCGCCTACGAGATGATGCTTTCCGAATCGCAGGAGCGGATGCTGCTCGTCGCCGAAAAAGGCCGGGAAGCGGAGGTCAAGGCGATCTGCGACAAGTGGGGCCTCTATTCGGCGGTGATTGGGCGGGTGACCGACGACGGCAAACTGCGCCTGCTCCAGCACGGAAAAACGGTGGCGGAAGTGCCGGTCGACAGCCTGGCGGAAGACGCCCCCATCTACCACAAGCCATCTCGCGTGCCGGCCTACTACGAAGCCAATGCCCAGATCGATGCGGCCGATCTGCCGGAGCCGGACGACCTCAACGAGCTCATGAAGCAGATCCTTGCGCAGCCGACCGTCGCCAGCAAGCAGTGGGTATACGAGCAGTACGATTACATCGTGCGGGCCAATACGGCGGTCCGACCGGGTTCGGACGCCGCTGTGGTGATGATTCGCGGCACCCGCAAGGCGCTGGCGATGAGCACCGATGGCAACGGCCGCTACGTCTATCTCGATCCGGAGGTGGGCGGTGCGATCGCCGTGGCGGAAGCGGCGCGCAACGTCGTCTGTGCCGGAGCGGAACCGCTGGCGATCACCGACTGTCTCAACTTCGGCAGCCCGGAGAAGCCGGAGGTGTTCTGGCAGTTTGAAAAAGCGGTGGACGGGATGAGCGCCGCCTGCACAGCGCTGAACACGCCGGTCATCGGCGGGAACGTTTCGTTTTACAATGAGCGCAGCGGCGGGGCCATCTACCCGACGCCGATCGTCGGCATGGTCGGACTGATTACGGACGTGGAGCACATCACGACACAAGACTTTCAAGCGGCAGGCGACGTCATTTTCCTGTTGGGCGAGACTTACGCTGAACTGGGCGGCAGCGAATACCAAAAGCTGGTGCGCGGCGAGATCGCCGGGCGGCCGCCCGCGCTGGATCTGCAAAAAGAGGCGGCGCTGCAGAAGTTGGTACTGCAGCTGATTCGCAGCGGACTGGTCCGCTCCGCGCACGATTTGTCCGAAGGCGGCCTGGCGGTGGCGGTCGCCGAGAGCTGCTTCGGCAAGGAGATCGGTGCCGAGCTCGACTGGGACTGCGCGCTTCGCCCGGACCTGGCGCTGTTCAGCGAGTCGCAGTCGCGCATTTTGCTCAGCGTGTCGGCTGAGCACGCCGACCAGGTGGCGCAGCAAGCGCAGCAGGCCGGTGTGCCGTGCGCGCGGATCGGGGTGACGGGCGGCGAGCGCCTGGTCATCCGCATCAACGGCCGGCCGGCGGTGGATGTGCCACTCCGCGAGCTAAAAGCGGCCTGGAAGGATGCGATCCCATGTTTGATCGGCTGA
- a CDS encoding iron-containing alcohol dehydrogenase: MFSFELSFPTRILFGIGAVERVGSVVKQHGKRVLLVTGGHSAKKTGLLARISEQLKEAGVAYELFAGVEPNPRTSTVDRAARLAREAGCDCLLAVGGGSVMDAAKAIAAVALSGRPSYDYMRGNPSGSARQLLPIQEALPLITVPTVAATGSEANNISVLTHWETHEKSSISGPGLYPKAAILDPSLTYTVPPHITAEASADIFSHLFEAYLISSVHTPVQDDFTEALIRQVVRWTSVAMEEPSHAEARSNLLWTSTLAISPFTLSGRNAGYPLHKIEHTLSGFYDIAHGRGLAILTVPYFRQVILEDRPDRLARMGRQCFGVTADNDRAAAEATIEAVAAWFAQLGITQRLADFAIPRDALPTLAQEAIRTGGQGTDHIASSRPLYRDDVLALYEACF, from the coding sequence ATGTTTTCCTTTGAGCTCTCCTTTCCCACCCGGATCTTGTTTGGCATCGGAGCAGTGGAACGGGTCGGAAGTGTGGTCAAACAGCACGGCAAGCGCGTCCTGCTGGTAACGGGCGGCCATTCGGCGAAAAAGACGGGGCTGTTGGCGCGGATCTCGGAACAGCTCAAGGAGGCCGGCGTTGCCTATGAGCTGTTTGCCGGCGTCGAGCCCAATCCGCGCACCAGTACGGTCGATCGCGCAGCCCGGCTCGCCCGCGAAGCAGGCTGCGATTGCCTGCTGGCCGTCGGCGGCGGCTCGGTGATGGATGCGGCCAAGGCGATTGCCGCGGTCGCGCTCTCTGGTCGCCCGAGCTACGACTACATGCGCGGCAACCCCAGCGGCTCGGCGCGGCAGCTGCTGCCGATTCAGGAGGCCCTGCCCTTGATTACCGTGCCGACGGTCGCCGCCACCGGCTCGGAAGCCAACAACATCAGTGTGCTGACCCATTGGGAAACGCATGAAAAGTCTTCCATTTCCGGGCCGGGCCTGTATCCCAAAGCGGCGATTCTCGATCCGTCGCTTACCTATACAGTCCCGCCGCACATCACCGCGGAAGCTTCCGCCGATATTTTTTCGCATCTGTTTGAAGCGTATCTGATCAGCAGCGTACATACGCCGGTGCAGGACGATTTCACGGAAGCGCTGATCCGCCAGGTGGTTCGCTGGACCAGCGTGGCGATGGAGGAGCCCAGCCACGCGGAAGCACGCTCTAACCTGCTCTGGACCAGCACGCTGGCGATCAGTCCGTTTACCCTGTCCGGTCGCAACGCCGGCTATCCCCTGCACAAAATCGAGCACACGCTGAGCGGTTTTTACGACATCGCACACGGGCGCGGGCTGGCCATTCTGACCGTTCCTTACTTCCGCCAGGTCATCCTGGAAGACAGGCCGGACCGGCTGGCCCGGATGGGGCGGCAGTGCTTCGGCGTCACCGCCGACAATGATCGTGCCGCGGCGGAAGCGACAATCGAAGCCGTGGCTGCCTGGTTCGCCCAACTGGGCATCACGCAGCGCTTGGCCGACTTTGCGATTCCGCGCGACGCGCTGCCCACTCTGGCCCAGGAAGCAATCCGTACCGGCGGCCAGGGAACGGATCACATTGCGAGTTCCCGTCCGCTGTACCGCGACGACGTGCTGGCGCTGTACGAAGCTTGTTTCTAA
- the purM gene encoding phosphoribosylformylglycinamidine cyclo-ligase encodes MTDPYKQAGVDIAAGNQAVERMKKHVKRTFRPEVLTDLGGFGALFRLNAKQYENPVLVSGADGVGTKLKIAFALDRHDTIGIDAVAMCVNDIVVQGAEPLFFLDYLACDRVIPEKVEAIVKGIADGCEQAGCSLIGGETAEMPGMYGAGEYDIAGFAVGVVDQAKLIDGRSIAPGDVLVGIASSGLHSNGFSLVRKLLLQDGGMSLDQHLPQLGKTLGEELLTPTRIYVKPILALLAQYPIKGMAHITGGGFTENIPRILPRGTQAEIDYGSWPVHPIFTLLAELGGIDQAAMFRTFNMGIGMVLVVRNEDAVAVIQELERLGEKAYLIGRIAAGEQQVVYGGVAW; translated from the coding sequence GTGACAGATCCATATAAACAGGCCGGTGTCGACATTGCGGCGGGCAACCAGGCGGTGGAACGGATGAAAAAGCACGTCAAGCGCACGTTTCGTCCGGAAGTGCTGACCGACCTGGGCGGCTTCGGCGCTCTGTTTCGGCTGAACGCCAAACAATACGAAAACCCGGTGCTCGTCTCCGGCGCGGACGGGGTAGGCACTAAACTGAAGATCGCCTTTGCCCTGGATCGGCACGATACGATTGGCATCGATGCGGTGGCGATGTGCGTCAACGACATCGTCGTGCAGGGGGCGGAGCCGCTCTTTTTCCTCGATTACCTGGCGTGTGATCGGGTCATCCCGGAAAAAGTGGAGGCAATCGTCAAGGGGATCGCCGACGGCTGCGAGCAGGCGGGCTGTTCGCTGATCGGCGGCGAGACGGCGGAGATGCCGGGCATGTACGGCGCGGGCGAGTACGATATCGCCGGCTTTGCGGTGGGCGTGGTGGATCAGGCGAAGCTGATTGACGGACGATCGATCGCGCCGGGCGATGTGCTGGTCGGGATCGCTTCCAGCGGTCTGCACAGCAACGGCTTTTCGCTGGTGCGCAAACTGCTTTTGCAGGACGGCGGCATGTCGCTCGACCAGCATCTGCCGCAGTTGGGCAAGACATTGGGCGAAGAGCTGCTGACCCCGACCCGGATTTACGTCAAACCGATTCTCGCGCTGCTCGCGCAGTACCCGATCAAGGGCATGGCGCACATCACCGGCGGCGGTTTTACGGAGAATATTCCCCGCATCCTGCCGCGCGGCACGCAGGCGGAGATCGACTACGGTTCCTGGCCGGTACATCCGATCTTCACACTGCTGGCGGAGCTGGGCGGCATTGACCAGGCGGCCATGTTCCGCACCTTCAACATGGGCATCGGGATGGTCCTGGTGGTGCGCAACGAAGATGCCGTTGCCGTCATCCAGGAGCTGGAACGGCTGGGCGAAAAGGCGTATCTGATCGGGCGGATCGCTGCCGGCGAGCAGCAGGTGGTCTACGGAGGGGTGGCTTGGTGA
- a CDS encoding aminopeptidase, whose translation MDPRIEELARRLIRYSLQLQPGEKVLIENIDLQTPIVKALIREAYAAGALPLVTLKDQEVMRELILGANEAQMALFAKHELARMRDVDAYIAVRAYENINEFADIPEEKMGLYKRIYYSPVHLGERVPHKRWVVLRYPNKAMAQSARMSLAAFEDFYFSVCNLDYAKMSQAMEPLKALMERTDRVRIVAPGTDLRFSIKGIPAIKCDGQRNIPDGEVYTAPVRDSVEGTITFNTPTVYEGMTFTDVKLRFAQGKIVEATANNTKALNDILDTDEGARYIGEFAIGLNPYILHPMQDILFDEKIAGSFHFTPGNAYDIADNGNRSAIHWDMVQIQRPEYGGGEIWFDDVLIRKDGRFVLPELEALNPEHLR comes from the coding sequence ATGGATCCACGGATTGAAGAACTGGCACGGCGGCTGATTCGCTACTCGCTCCAGCTGCAGCCAGGCGAGAAAGTCCTGATCGAAAACATCGACCTGCAGACGCCGATCGTCAAAGCGCTGATTCGCGAAGCGTACGCCGCAGGCGCCCTCCCGCTGGTTACGTTAAAAGACCAGGAGGTGATGCGGGAGCTGATTCTCGGCGCGAATGAAGCGCAGATGGCGCTGTTCGCCAAGCATGAACTGGCCCGGATGCGGGATGTGGACGCCTACATCGCCGTTCGCGCCTATGAGAATATCAACGAGTTTGCGGACATTCCGGAAGAGAAGATGGGCTTGTACAAGCGGATTTACTACAGCCCGGTGCATCTGGGCGAGCGCGTCCCGCACAAGCGCTGGGTGGTGCTGCGCTACCCCAACAAAGCGATGGCGCAGTCAGCCAGGATGAGCCTGGCAGCTTTCGAGGATTTCTATTTCTCCGTCTGCAACCTGGACTATGCGAAAATGTCGCAGGCGATGGAGCCGCTGAAAGCGTTGATGGAGCGAACCGACCGCGTGCGGATCGTCGCGCCGGGAACCGACCTGCGCTTCTCGATCAAAGGCATCCCGGCGATCAAGTGCGATGGCCAGCGCAACATCCCGGACGGCGAAGTCTACACCGCTCCGGTGCGCGATTCCGTCGAGGGGACGATCACCTTCAACACCCCGACTGTCTACGAAGGCATGACATTCACCGACGTCAAGCTGCGCTTCGCGCAAGGGAAAATCGTCGAAGCGACGGCAAACAACACGAAAGCGCTCAACGATATTCTGGACACGGACGAAGGAGCCCGCTACATCGGCGAATTCGCGATCGGCTTGAACCCGTACATCCTCCATCCGATGCAGGACATCCTGTTTGACGAAAAGATCGCCGGCAGTTTTCACTTTACACCCGGCAACGCCTACGACATCGCGGACAACGGCAACCGCTCGGCCATCCACTGGGATATGGTGCAGATCCAGCGGCCCGAATACGGCGGCGGCGAAATCTGGTTCGATGACGTCCTGATCCGCAAAGACGGCCGCTTCGTCCTCCCTGAATTGGAAGCGTTAAATCCGGAGCACCTGCGCTGA
- the purN gene encoding phosphoribosylglycinamide formyltransferase: protein MRLAVFASGSGSNFQAIVEATRDGRLAGAEVALVVCDKPGAYVLERAARLGVERFVFDPRAYPDKAAFEREIVQELQRRDISFVVLAGYMRLVGPVLLSAYEGRMINLHPSLLPAFMGKDAIRQAYEYGVKITGVTVHFVDAGLDTGSIIAQRAVPIEQADTLETLAARIHAVEHQLLVEVLRDVAAGRLRLEGRVVRRQE from the coding sequence ATGCGCTTGGCCGTCTTTGCTTCCGGGTCCGGCAGCAATTTTCAGGCGATCGTGGAAGCGACGCGCGACGGACGGTTGGCCGGGGCGGAAGTGGCGCTGGTCGTCTGCGACAAACCGGGCGCTTACGTGTTGGAGCGGGCGGCCCGCCTGGGCGTTGAGCGGTTTGTCTTCGACCCGCGCGCGTATCCCGACAAGGCGGCGTTTGAGCGGGAGATCGTGCAAGAGCTGCAGCGGCGCGACATCTCCTTTGTCGTCCTGGCCGGCTACATGCGCCTGGTCGGGCCGGTGCTGCTGTCCGCCTACGAGGGCCGGATGATCAACCTGCATCCGTCGCTGCTGCCTGCTTTTATGGGAAAAGACGCGATCCGCCAAGCGTATGAATACGGGGTGAAAATCACCGGAGTGACGGTGCATTTCGTCGACGCGGGGCTGGATACCGGATCGATCATTGCGCAGCGGGCCGTCCCGATCGAACAGGCGGACACATTGGAAACGCTCGCGGCGCGCATTCATGCGGTCGAGCACCAACTGCTGGTAGAAGTGCTGCGGGACGTTGCGGCAGGCCGTTTGCGGCTGGAAGGACGGGTTGTCAGACGGCAGGAGTAA
- the purC gene encoding phosphoribosylaminoimidazolesuccinocarboxamide synthase codes for MIKQEQIYEGKAKKIFRTTDPDIYWVSYKDDATAFNGEKKGTIVGKGELNNRISAILFTLLKERGVANHFIKRVSATEQLVRRVEIIPLEVVIRNIAAGSLAKRLGLAEGTVLPQPVVEFYYKDDALGDPLVNDSHIQVLGIAAPADVRTMVEIGLRVNEILQPFLAERKVILVDFKLEFGRAADGSILLADEISPDTCRFWDQDTREKLDKDRFRRDLGNVEQAYQEMLRRIGGEQDV; via the coding sequence GTGATAAAACAAGAACAAATTTATGAAGGGAAAGCCAAGAAAATCTTTCGTACTACTGACCCGGATATTTACTGGGTGAGCTACAAGGATGACGCAACGGCGTTTAATGGCGAAAAAAAGGGGACGATTGTCGGCAAAGGCGAGCTGAACAATCGGATCAGCGCCATCTTGTTTACCCTGCTCAAAGAACGGGGCGTCGCGAATCACTTCATCAAACGGGTTTCCGCGACCGAGCAGCTGGTGCGGCGGGTGGAGATCATCCCGCTGGAAGTGGTGATCCGCAATATCGCCGCCGGCTCGCTGGCGAAGCGCCTGGGGTTGGCGGAAGGCACCGTGCTGCCTCAGCCCGTCGTGGAGTTCTACTATAAAGACGATGCGTTGGGCGATCCGCTGGTCAACGACTCCCACATCCAGGTGCTGGGCATTGCCGCTCCGGCTGACGTCCGGACCATGGTGGAGATTGGCCTGCGCGTCAACGAGATTCTGCAGCCTTTTCTCGCGGAACGGAAGGTGATCCTGGTCGATTTCAAGCTGGAATTCGGCCGCGCCGCTGACGGCAGCATCCTGTTGGCGGACGAGATTTCGCCCGACACCTGCCGCTTCTGGGATCAAGATACGCGGGAGAAGCTGGACAAAGACCGCTTCCGCCGCGATTTGGGCAACGTGGAACAAGCATATCAGGAAATGCTGCGCCGGATAGGAGGAGAACAAGATGTGTAA
- a CDS encoding CynX/NimT family MFS transporter, with translation MIPEQKTAQLPRSRTAVCLLVIGVVMVASNLRAPITAVGPLLGEIRDSLGISNPAAGVLTTLPVLAFSLLSPIVPRLARKLGLELAIWIGMVLLTLGILLRSAQGAASLFFGTLVIGLAIALGNVLVPSLVKRDFSQQIGVMTGVYTVCMNLWGGVASGLSVPLAHGLGLGWSGALGFWALFSLGAIFVWLPQLRYRQRSPLPAPGRAGRSLWRSRLAWQVTFYMGLQSTIFYVTISWLPEILQQLHGTSDSTAGWMLSLMQFIILPITFFITVLAGRSKSQQGLAVSAGLCILIGLVGVWLGSSSLVLWWVIVLGLGVGSAFSLGMMFFALRARDAQQAAELSGMGQMVGYLLAAAGPPLVGWLHDVSGDWNIPFLALIIVAALTTAFGFGAGRRGYVTTGSEPDQAG, from the coding sequence ATGATACCCGAACAAAAAACTGCTCAGCTTCCCCGGTCAAGGACAGCCGTCTGCCTGCTGGTGATCGGGGTTGTGATGGTCGCGTCCAACTTGCGGGCGCCGATTACCGCAGTCGGACCGCTGTTGGGGGAAATCCGCGACAGCCTGGGGATCTCCAATCCGGCCGCAGGTGTCCTCACCACCCTGCCGGTGCTCGCATTTTCCCTGCTCTCGCCGATCGTCCCCAGGCTGGCCCGCAAACTGGGCCTGGAGCTGGCCATCTGGATCGGCATGGTCCTGTTGACCTTGGGCATCCTCCTGCGTTCGGCGCAAGGGGCAGCCAGCCTGTTTTTCGGCACGCTGGTGATCGGCTTGGCCATCGCCTTGGGCAATGTGCTGGTCCCCAGCCTGGTCAAGCGGGATTTTTCGCAGCAAATCGGCGTGATGACCGGCGTTTACACGGTCTGCATGAATCTCTGGGGCGGCGTCGCCTCCGGTCTCAGCGTCCCGCTCGCCCATGGATTGGGCTTGGGCTGGAGCGGAGCGCTGGGCTTTTGGGCGCTGTTTTCCCTGGGCGCGATCTTCGTCTGGCTGCCCCAGCTGCGCTACCGCCAGCGCTCACCGCTGCCCGCCCCCGGCCGCGCCGGCCGTTCCCTGTGGCGTTCCCGCCTGGCTTGGCAGGTGACGTTTTACATGGGGCTGCAGTCGACGATCTTCTACGTGACGATTTCCTGGCTGCCCGAAATCCTCCAGCAGCTGCACGGCACGAGCGACAGCACGGCAGGCTGGATGCTTTCCCTGATGCAGTTCATCATCCTGCCGATCACCTTTTTCATCACCGTGCTGGCCGGCAGGAGCAAAAGCCAGCAGGGACTGGCCGTGTCCGCCGGGCTCTGCATCCTGATCGGACTGGTCGGCGTCTGGCTCGGCAGCAGCTCCCTGGTCCTGTGGTGGGTGATCGTCCTGGGGTTGGGGGTCGGCTCCGCGTTCAGCCTGGGGATGATGTTTTTCGCGCTGCGCGCCCGCGATGCGCAGCAGGCCGCCGAACTGTCCGGCATGGGCCAGATGGTCGGCTATCTGCTCGCCGCGGCGGGACCGCCCCTGGTGGGCTGGCTGCACGATGTGAGCGGCGATTGGAACATCCCATTCCTGGCGCTGATCATCGTCGCCGCTCTGACCACCGCCTTCGGTTTCGGGGCAGGCCGAAGGGGCTACGTGACAACGGGAAGCGAGCCAGACCAAGCGGGATAA
- the purQ gene encoding phosphoribosylformylglycinamidine synthase subunit PurQ, whose product MRAAVIVFPGSNADVDMYQAVEDVMQVPVDYVWHSETDLSAYELILLPGGFSYGDYLRSGAVARFSPVMEAVVREAAAGKLVLGVCNGFQILLEAGLLPGAMLRNRSLKFRCTMSRLRVVNAQTPFTREYRDQEVIEIPIAHGEGNYFCDAATLARLRANQQIVFRYEGENPNGSLDDIAGICNERGNVLGMMPHPERAVHDWMGSADGQRIFRSILTTWRERHRAATHA is encoded by the coding sequence ATGCGAGCAGCGGTCATCGTGTTTCCCGGTTCCAACGCCGATGTCGACATGTATCAGGCGGTCGAAGATGTGATGCAGGTGCCGGTTGACTACGTCTGGCACAGCGAGACCGACTTGTCCGCCTACGAGCTTATTTTGCTGCCGGGCGGCTTTTCCTACGGCGACTATCTGCGCTCCGGCGCCGTCGCCCGCTTTTCCCCGGTCATGGAAGCCGTGGTCCGGGAAGCCGCCGCGGGCAAACTGGTGCTGGGCGTTTGCAACGGTTTCCAGATCCTCCTGGAAGCGGGGCTTTTGCCCGGCGCGATGCTGCGCAACCGTTCTCTCAAGTTCCGCTGCACGATGTCCCGGCTGCGCGTGGTGAACGCGCAAACCCCGTTTACCCGCGAGTACCGCGACCAGGAAGTGATCGAGATTCCGATTGCGCATGGCGAAGGCAACTACTTCTGTGACGCGGCTACCTTGGCCCGGTTGCGGGCCAATCAACAGATCGTGTTTCGCTACGAGGGGGAGAATCCCAACGGTTCGCTTGACGACATTGCCGGGATCTGCAACGAACGGGGCAATGTGCTGGGGATGATGCCGCATCCGGAGCGGGCCGTCCATGACTGGATGGGCTCTGCTGACGGACAGCGGATCTTCCGCTCGATTCTGACGACTTGGAGGGAACGTCACCGTGCAGCAACTCACGCATAA
- the purS gene encoding phosphoribosylformylglycinamidine synthase subunit PurS, which yields MCKAIVYVTLREGVLDPQGQAVQGALHSLGFREVTGVRVGKYLEVNLGTADKAEAESRVRDMCEKLLANPVIEDYRFEIVEG from the coding sequence ATGTGTAAAGCGATTGTGTATGTCACCTTGCGCGAAGGCGTGCTCGACCCCCAGGGGCAGGCCGTGCAAGGGGCCCTGCATTCGTTGGGGTTTCGCGAAGTGACCGGTGTGCGCGTCGGCAAGTATCTGGAAGTGAACCTCGGTACCGCCGACAAGGCGGAAGCGGAGTCGCGCGTCCGGGACATGTGCGAGAAGCTGCTGGCCAATCCGGTAATCGAAGACTACCGCTTCGAGATCGTGGAGGGTTGA
- the purF gene encoding amidophosphoribosyltransferase, with the protein MFDRLIWDKLNEECGVFGIYDHPQAPQLTYLGLHALQHRGQESAGMCSSDGEKWYKHRGMGLVSEAFGQGDLEKFRGHLAIGHTRYTTTGASKLENAQPLFFRYAHGSMAVAHNGNLVNAAKLRKELEQQGSIFQTTSDTEVIAHLIARAKSKDLPGAVREALQQIKGAYALLVMNERQLIIALDPNGLRPLSLGRLGDAVCVASETCAFDMIGASYWREVQPGELIVIDEHGITSSLFAEKTERAICTFEYIYFARPDSDIDGINVHMARKRLGKQLALEAPAAADVVTGVPDSSISAAIGFAEASGIPYELGLIKNRYVGRTFIQPTQELRERGVYLKLSAVRKVVEGKRVVMIDDSIVRGTTSSRIVKMLREAGATEVHVRISSPPVMHPCFYGIDTSTREELIAATKSVEEIRRFIGADSLSFLSLEGMLQAIGRTDTAANCGHCLACFTGKYPTEVEYEAALPAKKC; encoded by the coding sequence ATGTTTGATCGGCTGATCTGGGACAAATTAAACGAAGAGTGCGGCGTGTTCGGCATCTACGATCACCCGCAGGCGCCGCAGCTGACTTATTTGGGGCTGCACGCCCTGCAGCACCGCGGCCAAGAGAGTGCCGGGATGTGTTCCTCCGACGGGGAAAAGTGGTATAAACACCGTGGCATGGGACTGGTCAGCGAAGCGTTTGGCCAGGGAGATCTGGAGAAGTTTCGCGGCCACCTCGCCATTGGCCACACGCGGTATACCACGACCGGCGCAAGCAAGCTGGAAAACGCCCAGCCGCTGTTTTTCCGCTACGCCCACGGCAGCATGGCGGTGGCCCATAACGGCAACCTGGTCAATGCGGCCAAGCTGCGCAAAGAACTGGAACAGCAGGGTTCCATTTTTCAAACGACCAGTGACACGGAAGTGATCGCGCATCTGATCGCCCGCGCAAAAAGCAAGGATCTGCCCGGTGCCGTGCGCGAAGCGCTGCAGCAGATCAAAGGCGCCTATGCCCTATTGGTGATGAACGAGCGGCAGTTGATCATCGCGCTCGATCCCAACGGACTGCGGCCGCTCTCGCTGGGACGCCTGGGGGATGCGGTCTGTGTCGCCTCGGAAACCTGCGCCTTTGACATGATCGGCGCCAGCTACTGGCGGGAAGTGCAGCCGGGCGAGCTGATCGTGATTGACGAGCACGGCATCACGAGCAGCTTGTTCGCGGAGAAGACGGAGCGGGCCATCTGCACGTTTGAATACATCTACTTTGCCCGGCCGGACAGCGATATTGACGGGATCAATGTGCACATGGCCCGCAAGCGCTTGGGCAAACAGCTGGCGCTGGAAGCGCCGGCAGCAGCTGACGTGGTCACCGGGGTGCCGGATTCCAGCATCTCGGCGGCGATCGGCTTTGCCGAAGCGAGCGGGATTCCCTACGAGCTGGGCCTGATCAAAAATCGCTACGTGGGCCGCACCTTTATCCAGCCGACCCAGGAGCTGCGCGAACGGGGCGTCTACCTGAAGCTGTCGGCGGTACGCAAGGTGGTGGAAGGCAAGCGCGTCGTGATGATCGACGACTCCATCGTCAGGGGGACGACCAGCAGCAGGATCGTGAAGATGCTGCGCGAGGCGGGAGCGACCGAGGTACATGTGCGGATCAGCTCCCCTCCGGTGATGCATCCCTGTTTTTACGGGATCGATACCTCTACGCGGGAGGAACTGATCGCCGCGACGAAGTCGGTGGAAGAAATTCGCCGCTTCATCGGGGCAGACTCGCTTTCGTTCCTGTCGCTGGAGGGGATGCTGCAGGCGATCGGCCGCACGGATACGGCCGCCAATTGCGGTCACTGCCTGGCCTGCTTCACCGGGAAATACCCGACCGAGGTGGAGTACGAAGCGGCACTGCCGGCAAAGAAATGCTGA